The following proteins come from a genomic window of Bacilli bacterium PM5-9:
- a CDS encoding methionyl aminopeptidase (product_source=KO:K01265; cath_funfam=3.90.230.10; cog=COG0024; ko=KO:K01265; pfam=PF00557; superfamily=55920; tigrfam=TIGR00500), with protein sequence MIIIKSKREIELMREAGRIVGLVHEKMAEIIKPGITTNELNKIAEEIIISNGATPSFKGYGGFPAAVCASTNQVLVHGFPNDKPLKEGDIVTIDVGACYHGYHGDSGWTYAVGKISEESQKLMDVTKQSLYNALEIVKPGVHLSDISSTIQEYVESFGYSVPIEYTGHGIGSNLHEDPPIPNYGKPGRGPILKEGMALAIEPMVNQGTRYTKTLSDGWTVETIDQKNTAHYEHTIVVTADGYEILTKL encoded by the coding sequence ATGATAATTATAAAATCAAAGCGTGAAATTGAGTTGATGAGAGAAGCAGGTCGTATTGTAGGGCTTGTTCATGAGAAAATGGCAGAGATTATAAAACCTGGCATCACAACTAATGAACTTAATAAAATTGCTGAGGAAATAATTATTAGTAATGGAGCTACTCCATCTTTTAAAGGATATGGTGGCTTTCCGGCTGCGGTTTGTGCATCAACTAATCAAGTATTAGTTCATGGCTTTCCAAATGATAAACCTTTAAAAGAAGGTGATATTGTTACAATTGATGTCGGAGCATGTTATCATGGATATCATGGCGATAGCGGTTGGACATATGCAGTTGGAAAAATTAGCGAAGAGTCACAAAAGCTAATGGATGTTACTAAGCAATCATTATATAATGCATTAGAAATCGTAAAACCAGGAGTACATTTATCGGATATATCGAGTACTATTCAAGAATATGTTGAAAGTTTTGGATATTCTGTTCCAATAGAGTATACTGGTCATGGCATTGGTAGTAACTTGCATGAGGATCCACCAATTCCAAATTATGGGAAACCTGGACGTGGTCCAATTCTCAAAGAAGGAATGGCTTTAGCAATAGAGCCAATGGTTAATCAAGGAACAAGATACACAAAAACATTAAGCGATGGGTGGACGGTTGAGACGATTGACCAAAAAAATACTGCTCATTATGAACATACCATCGTTGTTACAGCAGACGGTTATGAAATATTAACTAAGTTGTAA
- a CDS encoding translation initiation factor IF-1 (product_source=KO:K02518; cath_funfam=2.40.50.140; cog=COG0361; ko=KO:K02518; pfam=PF01176; smart=SM00316; superfamily=50249; tigrfam=TIGR00008): MAKENVIEVDGVVLEALPNTMFKVELENGHVLNAHVSGKIRMHYIRILPGDKVTLEISPYDLTRGRITFRHK, translated from the coding sequence ATGGCAAAAGAAAATGTTATTGAAGTAGACGGTGTTGTTTTAGAAGCACTACCAAATACTATGTTTAAGGTGGAATTAGAAAACGGACATGTACTTAATGCTCACGTTTCTGGTAAAATCCGTATGCATTACATCCGCATTTTACCAGGTGATAAAGTTACATTAGAAATTTCACCCTACGATTTAACACGTGGGCGAATTACTTTTCGACATAAGTAG
- a CDS encoding large subunit ribosomal protein L36 (product_source=KO:K02919; cog=COG0257; ko=KO:K02919; pfam=PF00444; superfamily=57840; tigrfam=TIGR01022), whose amino-acid sequence MKVRASVKPICDKCRIIKRKGRVMVICENAKHKQRQG is encoded by the coding sequence ATGAAAGTAAGAGCATCAGTTAAACCAATTTGCGACAAATGTCGTATTATTAAGAGAAAAGGTCGCGTAATGGTTATTTGTGAAAACGCAAAACATAAACAAAGACAAGGATAA
- a CDS encoding small subunit ribosomal protein S13 (product_source=KO:K02952; cath_funfam=1.10.8.50,4.10.910.10; cog=COG0099; ko=KO:K02952; pfam=PF00416; superfamily=46946; tigrfam=TIGR03631), translated as MARIAGVDIPNDKRVVISLTYIYGIGKSLSQEILTKAEVSEDTRVKDLSEDELTKIRSIIDSYKVEGDLRREVSLNIKRLMEIGSYRGMRHRRGLPVRGQKSKTNARTRKGPRRAVVGKKK; from the coding sequence ATGGCTCGTATAGCAGGTGTAGATATTCCAAATGATAAAAGAGTTGTAATCTCGTTAACATATATCTATGGAATTGGGAAATCACTTTCACAAGAAATTTTAACTAAGGCTGAAGTAAGTGAAGATACAAGAGTTAAAGATTTAAGCGAAGATGAATTAACAAAAATTAGATCAATTATTGATTCATATAAAGTAGAAGGAGATTTGCGTCGTGAAGTTTCACTAAATATTAAACGTCTAATGGAAATTGGAAGTTATCGTGGAATGCGTCATCGTCGTGGATTGCCAGTAAGAGGACAAAAAAGTAAAACGAATGCACGTACACGTAAAGGACCACGTCGTGCTGTAGTTGGTAAGAAGAAATAA
- a CDS encoding small subunit ribosomal protein S11 (product_source=KO:K02948; cath_funfam=3.30.420.80; cog=COG0100; ko=KO:K02948; pfam=PF00411; superfamily=53137; tigrfam=TIGR03632), whose translation MAKRPVRGKRKIKKNIANGVAHIHSTFNNTIVTIADEHGNVIAWSSAGALGIKGSRKSTPYAAQMVGEAAAKAAMEHGLLKVEVNVKGPGPGREAAVRSLQVAGLEINAIKDVTPIPHNGCRPPKRPRG comes from the coding sequence ATGGCTAAAAGACCTGTTCGTGGAAAACGTAAGATCAAAAAGAATATAGCGAATGGAGTAGCACATATTCATTCAACATTTAATAATACAATTGTTACAATTGCGGATGAACATGGTAATGTAATCGCTTGGTCAAGTGCAGGAGCATTAGGAATCAAGGGATCAAGAAAATCCACACCATATGCAGCACAAATGGTTGGAGAAGCAGCAGCAAAAGCAGCAATGGAACATGGTTTATTGAAAGTAGAAGTAAATGTTAAAGGACCAGGACCTGGTCGTGAAGCAGCAGTAAGATCATTACAAGTTGCTGGATTAGAAATAAATGCAATTAAGGATGTTACACCAATCCCTCATAATGGGTGTCGTCCTCCAAAAAGACCAAGAGGTTAA